Proteins found in one Cryptococcus neoformans var. grubii H99 chromosome 14, complete sequence genomic segment:
- a CDS encoding cysteine synthase A, whose product MGVLDYFTAFSAKFWERLRFPSKFTRDLVWGIILGITVSLSSTSAALILQEWRRKRAIQRIPPRPIELRSDEIVSGVTGLIGNTPLIRINSLSDALGVEILGKAEFLNPGGSVKDRVALQIIEDAEAQGLLYPNTGSVLFEGTVGSTGISLATVGKAKGYESCIIMPDDVAIEKVQILERLGARVERVRPASIVDQKQFVNLARKRALEFGKSELTNIPGHGEEIAVSTAAEPSEVNHHHLFPSAFEHKPRGFFADQFENDSNFMAHYKGTGPEILRQTSGNLDGFVSGAGTGGTIAGTGCFLKKALPDLKIVLSDPEGSGLFNKVRFNVMFDPKESEGKKRRHQVDTVVEGIGINRITYNFSLGLSVIDDAYRVSDEEAVAMSRYLVQHDGLFLGSSSACNLIACVRLAKTMSRGSRIATILCDSGSRHQSKFWSDDYLRANNITIDPSIVDRLLES is encoded by the exons ATGGGAGTATTAGACTACTTCACAGCATTCTCAGCCAAGTTTTGGGAACGGCTACGTTTTCCTTCAAAATTCACGCGCGATCTCGTATGGGGCATAATTCTCGGCATCACCGTATCActttcctccacttctgCGGCTTTAATATTACAggaatggagaagaaaaagagcTATACAAAGGATCCCACCTAGGCCTATCGAACTGAGAAGCGATGAGATCGTATCCGGGGTGACAGGTTTGATAG GCAACACACCACTAATACGTATAAATTCATTGAGTGATGCCTTGGGAGTAGAGATCCTG GGTAAAGCTGAG TTCCTCAACCCCGGAGGTTCAGTAAAGGACCGAGTAGCTTTACAAA TTATAGAAGATGCTGAGGCTCAGGGCCTTTTGTATCCCAATACTGGATCAGTGCTCTTTGAAGGTACAGTAGGAAGTACAGGAATCTCATTGGCAACGGTGGGAAAGGCTAA GGGCTATGAGAGCTGCATTATCATGCCTGATGATGTTGCGATCGAAAAGGTGCAGATTTTGGAAAGGCTCGGGGCAAGAGTAGAGCGCGTAAGGCCTGCAAGTATTGTGGATCAGAAACAA TTTGTA AACCTCGCGCGCAAGAGGGCTTTGGAATTTGGCAAATCGGAGCTTACCAATATCCCTGGtcatggagaagagattgcCGTTTCAACAGCAGCTGAGCCGTCAGAAgtcaatcatcatcatcttttcccttccgcCTTTGAACACAAACCTCGCGGTTTCTTTGCCGACCAGTTTGAAAACGATAGTAATTTCATGGCACATTACAAAGGGACTGGCCCAGAAATTCTGCGGCAGACTAGCGGAAATCTAGATGGTTTCGTGAGCGGAGCCG GCACTGGAGGCACTATCGCAGGAACAGGATGTTTCTTAAAGAAGGCCTTGCCTGACCTCAAAATCGTCCTTTCTGATCCTGAAGGTTCTGGATTGTTCAACAAAGTCCGATTCAATGTTATGTTCGACCCCAAAGAAAGCGAGGGAAAGAAACGACGACATCAGGTGGACACCGTGGTGGAAGGTATAG GGATCAATCGA ATCACCTATAACTTCTCTTTGGGATTATCGGTAATTGATGACGCCTACAG AGTatcagatgaagaggctgtGGCGATGTCTCGATATCTTGTCCAACACGATGGTCTTTTCCTCGGTTCTTCCAGTGCTTGTAACCTGATTGCATGTGTTCGACTAGCCAAAACTATGAGTCGGGGGTCCCGAATAGCTACAATCTT GTGCGATTCTGGATCGAGACATCAAAGCAAGTTTTGGTCAGATGACTACTTACGAGCAAACAACATCACTATCGATCCTTCCATTGTCGATCGTTTATTGGAATCATAA